The following nucleotide sequence is from Bacteroidota bacterium.
TACCTGTGGAGGCATGCCCAAGAATATCTCCAGCTTTTTCCATTCAGCATCAGAAGGAATATGCCAGCCTTGAGGTGCAATGTTTCGCGGGTCGTTGACGACATACCAGTTATAAAGCCTTCCGTAAATATCTCCGTTTGCGGGCAGATTTTCATTATTACACCAAGCGCCCGTCTTTTGTGCCACCCATAAAACCGAGTCCTGAACTTCGGGTATTGCGTCGCCATTGCGGTAATGCGTCGCTTTTAAATTTTCCTTTAGCCACGTCTGAGTTCCGATTCGGACTGTCTGATAAACGTTGCCATCAATATCAGTAACCGTTTGAGAATATGCCAGCGTGCTGCAAAGGATAGCCACAGCAATCAGAATAGTTACGATCAACCTGTTCATCGGGATAGATTTAAACTTACATTCCGGCTTGTGCTCATTGTATTGGCTTGTCTGTAATCAAAAATAGCTCAATCTTTCTCAATTCTTTCTTTTTAGCGCGCCTTTACAAACGAACATCATCGGGATAAAAGAAACTCAATCCTTTACACAACGCACCGAATGTCCTCTTTCGAAGATCATTGAAGTTCTAGTGAAGTTATTCGCAGCGCTGAAAGCTCCCCAGTAATAAGCTTGCGAAGCATTATTCTCATTTATTGTACAACTCCAAAAGTTACCATTACTGCCCAAAACCCTATAATATGGTCCAGAAATTGGAGATATACCCATATAGCCACCTGGTAATGCGGAAAAGCCGCTACTGTTAGTAGCACCGTAATTTGGAGCATCCCATTCAGGAGATATAGCTTTAGCCTTGCCTCCTGCAACTAAATCGCCACCCAAATAATCCACCAGTTCCACAAACTCTGCATCAGAGGGCACATGCCAACCAACTGGGCAAACACCGGTAACACCGCTAGGGTTAGCTGCGGAGGTAGTGCCATTGGTCACTTCATCCCAGGAATATAGCCTGCCGTAGATAGCTCCATTAACCTGATCATCCTCATAAATATGGCCTGCTCCAGCCCAGTTGAGGTTCTTAGCCATCCACTTCTGTTCACCGATGCAAACCGTGGGATATTTTTGCCCATCACGGCTATCGGTGAGGGTATCGCTGCAATCACCATAGGCGTAGTTGTCGTCATAAAAGTGCTTTAAATGAAACTTTCCTAGGCTAGGTTGAACAGGTGCAGGTCTAAAAACCAAGCCGCCTCGCTGTGCCAGTATCGGAGATTCAAGGCTGCCGATTACAGCCCTTGCCACATTGATTTCTGTGTTGTTTTTAAGGTGAGCAATGCCTGTTGAATCACCATATCGGCACAGGTTAGCAATCAGCGAATCTTCCATTGCCTGAGCAGATTCTTCTTCAACGGGATTGGATGAACCACCTATTTCATATCCATATCCATAATAGCTTATCACTCCTTTGCTGCGCCATGCTTCGGGCATATTATTTACAGAGGGACCATCCGCTGTACAAGCGCTGTAGCAGTAGTTGCCAAAAACTACTGCACCATCCATTCTAAAGGAAGCATTGCGGATAAATTTATCGGTTACCAAATATATTGCTACTTTATCCCTAACCGTATAACCGTCCACTTCAATAGTAATATTGAACACCAATTCGCCATTTTCAAATTTTTCCAATGGAACACCCCCCTGGGTCTTGAGATAACCCAACACTTCTTCGCGCGTAAAGTGATGAGGTGGGGAACTACCCGATATAGTAAACAGCTTTCGAAGACAAAAGCCATTTCCGAGTCCATGTGTGTTCAAAATAACCAAGCCATAATTACCGAAAGTGCTGAGCAGATTATAGTTGACGGAATCGTCATTGAATATATGTACATCCAATTCCTCTGGCCCTCCCTCAAATTGCGCGGCCTTGTTATAGCCCCCGCGATACATGAATTGGGCAAAGGGATTCAGCACCATCACTTTTTTATTCTTTATTTTCTCCGTGTTTATTGCATCCCGAAATTGAAACTTTCTAAGCGCGTTGCCTTCGCCGCCACCCCTATAAAGATTGTGCCCTGTGGCATCTACCTGCACAAAAAGCATCGAACCTATCAGGCCATTGATAAAATGAATGTCTAACAAAACCGTTGAGCGAAAAAATACTTTGTCCACTTCCTGCTGCGTCAGCAGCCACTGGGCAGCAGCATTAAGCGCAGCGATCGAATCGTGCGTGGCAGAAAGAGTATCGCCGTACACGATGGCTGCATTATTTTCAATCGTAGCAATTGTGGCCAGTTTATCCACCGTATCGGTTTCTTCTTTCTTCTTACATCCAACAAACAAGAGCAACAACAGCAGGGCAGGTAGTAGTTTTCTCATTGGTTATATTTTTAAGGCATCACAAAAATATTCGCAGTAAAACAGGATGAATATAGAAAATATAGATGAGGTAAACACAGCCTACGGTTTAAACACAGCCCACGGTTTAAACCGTGGGCTATGTTTAAACCAGCCCATGTTTTGACCGTGGGCTACAATCCATCTTTCTCTATCACGTGCAATTTCAGGAATTCGTCGAACTCCATTTCAAATGTTCTTTTGGAATGATGCGGTTTTTGGTTTTTAATATATTGATAAACCCGCTCAAGAACCGATTCGCTTACTGAATAGGAAGCATAGCCGGTTTGCCATGAAAATTTTTCAGGAATAAGATTGTTTTTGCTGATGAAATGTGAGCTGCTGCCTTTCACCTGTTTTATTACCTCAGCTATTGATTTCTGCGGATTTAATAAAAACAAACAATGCACGTGGTCCGGCATACCATTAATAATACGAACCGGGCACCCTGATTCAATGAATTGTTGTTTCAGATAATCATAAATTTTTACCTCGGCGTATGAATGAATGAACGGCTGTCGTTCTTTGGTGGACCATATTGCGTGTATCCAGATTTTGTTATACGAATGCGGCATTACAAATATTTTTCCTCAAAATTAAACCGTTAAAACGGTTTTGCGATGTTGACGATGCACCATAGCCCACGGTTTAAACCCAGCCCACGGTTTAAACCCAGCCCACGGTTTAAACCCAGCCCACGGTTTAAACCGTGGGCTATACGGCGACGTTATTTTTGTCATAATGGATTTATCCATTTCTATTATTGCTATGCATTGAGTCATAAAGCGCACCTTTACAAACTGTTGAGGAAAAAGGAACCCAAGGCGTATGAAAATTTATTTCTTTTATGTTTGAAATAAAAAAGAGTCTATGAAAACCGTCCCCGACATTTACCTTTATAATGATATTGATGTTTCGCTCAAACTCAATCCATTTATTTCAAAGATTATTAAGCTATTGGTCAGCAAAAAGAAATTAAAGCATGGCACGACTAAAGAGCTGCTTGCATTTATTGGAGAAGATGATTTTTTTGAGCTTTACGCTGAACCGGAAGAGATTTTTGACTTTGATGCCTCGATGTTGCCGGATGGATTGGATACGCTGGTGCTATTCAAGCCGAGAATTGATAAACACTTCGACGCCTGTGGACTGGCTCGAAGGAAAAATAACCTTTGCTTTTCCCTGTGGATTTCAGAAGAGGAAGAATTGAAATACGCTTCAGTGCTTAATCCTATCCGGCTGCTAAATGAAATGCACAAGAGAAGCAACGAGTACGGATTTCTAGCCGACAATTGGTTTAATCTTGAAGAATCATTGAACATCAGGTTTCATTACGTCGTTCCTGCCAAGGGTAACATGCTACTTCACTTCAACAAAGCGGAGGCTTCTTTGCAAAAGTTATATAGCCGAATCAGAAAACAGCTTATCAAAGAAGCGCAAAGCATTAAAAAATAGGGGTACGGTTAGCGAGGCTTAAACATAGCCCACGGTTTAAACCGTGGGCTATGTTTAAACCGTGGGTTATAGGGCATAGTTATTTTTGTTGTAATAGATTTATCCATTTCTACTGTTGATATGCATTGTGTCATACAGAAAAATAGGGAATGATTTGAGGTAGAAAACCCAATCCCTACCTCTTCTTTCTTTTGTTAGGACTGCTTTTTCCAAGACTTATAACGAGCAATAATATCTTTAACCATTACCATTATTACGTCAAGGCACTTGACTCCTCCATAAGCTAGATCTGTTTTAATCATACCTTTTCTTTTATAGTAAAAGTATCCGAGGTGGGAGAATATAAGAAAGGCAAAAATACCTACGCTGAATACCAATGTCATGGTGTTGTTCCCTTGTTCTGTGTTTAGCGTATCCATCTCTCCCCAAAAATAATCCCTCTCCCCCCCAAAATTTGCACATCTCCCATCCTTTTCCCAAATTTGATACTGCGTTTCGACAAGTTCAGCGCCCGATACACAGGTGCTTGCTGCGCTAAAGGACGCAAGACCATTAACCAACAAAAAAAACTTATCGTATGAATCTAAAGCCCTACGAAACTCTTCAATCTATTGAAGACCTTGTTTTTTCCTGCAAAGGCGACCGAAGCCTCCACCGGTTCACGGATATTCAGGAGCGGTTCGACCTGAAGCGCGACCCGATGCACCAACACCTGAACGAAGCAAACTGCGACCTGCGCCGGTTCTATCCTTGGTGCTACACCAAGTTGGGCGCGCTGTGGCTGCGCAACGGAACCTGCGACACGGTGAGCGAAGTGATGAAAAAGCTGAACTATTCCGACGACCGGTTCTATCCCACCTTCAAATATTACTATGGTGCCACACCGGGTTTTATCAAACGGTGTTCACTTCGCCCGAAAATGTGGCAGCGCAGTACGTACTTTGTGCGGGGGTATGGTACCATATATGCCGCCAGTGCGGGACAATGAAGCGGTTGTAGTGCGGGGTGGGGTCGGGCCTACCTTTGTTTCGCAAAAACAATGAAGCCGTGAGCCGCCCCTACCAATTTTCTTTCGCCCTGTTTCAAACCTTCGCGCGCCCATATCTATTGCTCGCCAAAAGGTATGTACTGCCTGCCAAATGGTCTGTAGATTTTGCCGAAGGGTCTGAATCTCTCACCAAAAAGTATGTATCTCCGGCTAAAAGCTATGTACTCCCTGCCGAAAAGTATGTACTCTTTGGCGAAAGGTATGTACTCCGTGCCAAAAAGTATGTACTTCCCGCCAAAAGGTATGTATCCTCAGCCGAAAGATATGTAGCGCTGGCCAAAAGATATGTATCTCTGGCTGAAAGATATATAGCGCCAGCCAAAAGATATGTAGCGCTGGCTAAAAGATATGTATCCCCAGCCGAAAGATATGTAGCGCTGCTAAAAGATATGTATCTCTGGCCGAAAGATATGTAGCGCCAGCCAAAAGATATGTATTATTTGAGAAACACTACATATTATTTAGGCATTTTGAAATAGCCACTTGCTCACATCAGGCTATTTTTTTGTTAAAACCCTTAGAAGTCATCATTTTTAAGGCATTTCAATCCCGAACACCGCAATTTCATCATAAACCATTTTTAAACTTAAACCAAACAACATGTTAAACATTTTAATTGTAGTGCTTATAGCACTGAAACTAGCAAAGAAAACCCTGCTCGAAAAAATTGCTCTGGGCAGGCATATCGTTACGTCACTGATGGGCAATTCGAATTATCCCTCGCCTAACCCTACGCTGGCCGACCTCACCCTCGCCATTGACGCCGCCGAACAAGCGGCCAATGATTTGGTGGCGGCAAAAGAGGCCGTCATCACCGCCACCGATACGCTGGACCTACGCGAGAAGGAACTTTCGGAGATGCTGACGCAAGAGGCATTCCATGTTCAGGAAAAAAGCGGGGGCAATAAGGATATGATTATCTCGGGCGGAATGCCGGTGAAGGGCGACAAAACCAATAGCCCCCTCCCTACAACGGTGGAAGGTTTCACCATGAATGTTGATCCGGCTGCGGGCTGGGCTTTTGGAACTTGGACGGGACTGCCGAAGTCGTATAACGTCCAGTCGTACCAAATGCGGGTGAAAGTGGCAGGAGGCGAATGGGTGCTGGTGCCGGAGGTGACCAAAAAGACTAAACTACGTTTTGAAGTTCCGGCACCGGGCGCATCTGGGGCCAGGTGCGTGCCCACAACGCCGCCGGTGCCGGTCCCACTTGGAGCGACCCGGCTACAGTCATCATCAATCCCGAAGTGGAGATTTAATTTTTCATATTGCGGTGAAACGAAAACGCTCCTGATAAAATCGGGGGCGTTTTTTGTTTGGGGGGGTCGGATATTTTCTCATTTTGGGATAAGTTTATTTGTATCCCAAATTTAGAAAAAGATTTTTTTTGAAAACGAGATGGTTAGCTTATTTTCAAAAAATGAATGAAGCCCCTTCAACTGAAAAGTATATCTCATACAAAGATAACGTTAGAGAGCTCGGGCTAACTCTGGAAAAAGCAATATCCATATCTCAATCTTTTTCGAATCAAAACGTAGGCCCTAAAGTATACTGGCTAAGCATTTTAATGATACGTTATATCAATATAGGCGTAGCTATAAATCGGCTTGTTCCAACAGAAGGGAAATCGCCATCATCGTCTCATTCTTGGGATTATGGGGCAATCGCAACTTTAACTCGAACTTTCATTGAGACATTTCACGCATTCTACTATATCGGAGTAGAGGACGTAGAAGAGGAAGAATGGTCGTTGCGGATTAGTGTCTTTCACCTTCATGATTACTCACGACGAGAAGAAATTTTTAAATTAATGGGAGATCATTCCCAGAAAGACTCTTATCAAAAAATTAAAGAAGAGTTACTTGAACAGATTAGCAGGAACACTAAATTTATAATGCTACATAAAGATGTTCAAACAAAAATTAGAAAGTGCCAAATAGCATTCTTGGTTGACAAAAATGAAATCGCAAAAAAAATTGACCCGGAGAACAGCCTTTTTCATTTTGCCTACAAATTTTTATCGATTCAAACCCATAGTTTGCCAATGTCATATTTCCGCACTACTAGAGAAGGTCGGGGGACAGGAGTTGAAAACAAGATTGATAAAGAGTATATCAATATGGCTTTATGTTGGGTTGTGAATTATCTTAAGAAAGGAAATCAATACATGGAGGTTATTAGCCAGAAGTTAAAACCTCCCGTATAGATTTTTCTCACAAGATAGAGTCTCTTTTCTAACTCTACCCACTCGCGCAAGAAAGAGGCGGGAGAAAGAAAATGGGAGGAAGGTTGTTGTTGGCGCGTGTAATTATATTTTTATGGGAGCTAAACATTAACAATTGCCATAAATTTTACAGAATGGATGAATTTAAACTCTCAGGACAGGAGGTATATCAAATATTGAAGAAAAAAGGTGTGCGCTATATGCACCATTCTAATACCGTTGCAACCTCAATTACGTTTATACAAAATCGAGCATTATTAACGAGGCATTTTGTAGAATCAGAGGGGCTTTACCAAACGCCGCAAAAATCTGATCCTGAGGACAAAAAATTTGATGTGTGGGACTCCGTATTTCTTGATGGGGAAGATTTGCACAATCGATATTCCCGAGCAAATAAATATGGGCCTGTCTTATTCAAGTTTAAATTAGAATTGTTGGTCTCGCCTTCAATAAAAGAGGTTTACATTACTAAAACCAATCCCTGGTATTGGAAAAACACAACATCTTTAGAGAATAAATACTATAAATCAACTGTTGACTTAAACAGAGATTATTTGACTGGGAGAAGCTTGGATTCGCAAATTATGTTTACGGTAAGATCTCCAGGTACGGAAATTAAACTGAATAAATTTCTCCACTCTATAGTCCTTGATATTCCGAAACTGTTAATTAAAACAAGAAGTAGGGAGGAGATGTTGGTCGGTGATTATGGATTTAAAGCAATACAAAATACTCTTAGTTCTCACGGGTTAGGACATGTTCCACTTATTAAACGGCACGATGGAAGGCTTGCGCTTTGCCGTTGTATTACTGAGTACAACTATTTACACAGCTTCAATAAACAAGAATTGAAAAAAAGATTTGCCATGGCTGATATTCCCCCGGATTGCGCCAGTTTGTAACTGGTGCGAAATGAGAAACAGCAAATCATGAATAAAGAAAAAACAGAGCCGATATTTAATTGCCGGAGGCATCAGGATATCACACTCGCGGGACGCGAGCGAGGGCGGTGTCTATTTGTATCCCAAAATTTAGAAAAAGATTTTTTTTGAATGGAATTTGCATTTCCTACGCGGCAAAGGGGGAAACCGGATTTGTGCGCCGAAAACTACAAAAGTCTTAAAGACTTTTGTAGTTTAAATCACGGCTAAAGCCAATACAAACCTTCCAAATTCTTATCCATAAATGGCGGAGTTATAACACCGCGCTTTAGCATGGTGAGAATCTGGCTCTTACTAAATGGCTTTAGCCATGACAATTTCTCTATCGGTTGGTGTCTCGCCAACCCCAATAGATTGTCTTTGCGAAGAAAATTCGTTTGAAAATGGGCGAGGATTTTCTACGGCCCCGCCTGACCGCTTCAGTGTCGAAGGCATGGACTCCCATCGGGCAGGAATCTTCTAAGAAGGCTCACCACAAAAATCACACGAGTGTGAAAGGTGGTACCGTAAAAGTCAAGAAGTAGAAATTAAACGGTTTCTTAACGCGCAACTTCCCGGAGGTGAAATACTTTCGGGAAGTTTTTTTTTAGCCAATCCCGGCTATCGCATTTTAGCGAAGCGTTATTATTTAATAGTTCTATCAGCAACCATCACCACTTTACCACAACGCACAGAAACTTGTTTGGAATATTTTTCCATACTGAAAAAACCGGAACAAGTATCGCCCATAAACCAACAGAGATGACCTTAGCCTAACTGAACGGTTTTTCGGTTGCCTCTTAACATTCTTCGCACTCCTCTCGCTTTTTATAGATTTGTCGCTCTATGAAGATTTCCTACAACTGGCTGAAGAATTATGTAGATTTCAATCTCTCTCCCGAAGACCTCGCGGATGTATTGACCGGCACCGGTTTGGAGGTGGAAAGTATTACTGCTTATGAAACAATTCAAGGCGGTTTGGACGGGGTGATGATTGGCGAGGTGAAAGAGTGTGGCAAGCATCCCGATGCCGATAAACTATCCATCACCAAAGTGGATATAGGAACGGGAGCATTGCTTCAGATTGTTTGTGGCGCGCCCAATGTAGCCACCGGCCAGAAGGTGGTGGTGGCGACGGTCGGCAGCACCTTGTATCCGGTAAGCGGCGATCCACTGGCGATTAAGAAAGCTAAGATTCGTGGTGTAGAAAGCTTCGGTATGATTTGCGCTGAAGACGAAATTGGTTTGAGCGAAAGTCATGCAGGGGTGATGGTGCTGAATGGCGATGCGCAGATAGGAACCAAAGCGGCAGATTATTTCAAGATAGAGAAAGATTATGTGCTGGAAATTGGATTGACCCCCAACCGTGGCGATGCCAATTCGCATATAGGCGTAGCTCGCGATGTGGCGGCGGCCTTAAACGTGGCGTATAAAAGCAAAGTGCATTTTACCAAGCCAGACCTATCAAAATTTAAAGTTGAAAATTCAAAACTAAAGATTGAAGTTCAAGTGGTAGATAGCGAAGCCTGTCCTCGATATTCGGGCATCACTGTTTCTAATGTAACGGTAAAAGATTCACCAGACTGGTTGAAGAACCGGTTGAAGGCGATTGGGGTGAAACCGATTAACAACCTGGTGGACATCACCAATTTTGTGCTTCATGAATACGGACAACCGCTACATGCTTTTGATGCAGATAAAATAAGTGGTCAGAAGATAATCGTAAAAAAACTTCCTGCGGAAACAGCGTTCAAAACATTAGATAATCAAGACATCAAACTTCACGCAAATGACTTAATGATTTGCGATGCCGAAGGAGGTATGTGTATAGCCGGAGTTTATGGCGGATTGAATAGTGGAGTGACGAGCGAAACGAAAAATGTCTTTTTGGAAAGCGCCTATTTTTCACCCGTCGGAATTCGCCAAACTTCATCGCGCCATCAATTGCGCACCGATGCAGCAACGCATTTTGAAAAAGGCTGCGACCCGAATATTACCGTAGCCGCTTTGAAGCGAGCGGCTTTACTTATTTTGGAAATAGCCGGAGGAGAAGTATCCGGCGACATCGTAGATATTTATCCAAACAAAATAGAAGGTTGGCGCTTCGTGGTGTCCTACCACAAGATGTTGCATCTCGCCGGTTTCAGCATAGAAATAGATACCATTCGCGAAATTCTGGAACGGTTAGAGATAGTAATTGAAAAGGAAGAAGGCGATATGCTTCATTTGCTTGTGCCGGCTTTCAAAACAGATGTGAAACGCCCCGCCGATGTGGTGGAAGAAATCATTCGCATCTACGGATACAACAGTTTCACTCTGCCCAAAACCTTAAAGACTCCGCTGAACTTTAGTCCTAAG
It contains:
- the tnpA gene encoding IS200/IS605 family transposase; amino-acid sequence: MPHSYNKIWIHAIWSTKERQPFIHSYAEVKIYDYLKQQFIESGCPVRIINGMPDHVHCLFLLNPQKSIAEVIKQVKGSSSHFISKNNLIPEKFSWQTGYASYSVSESVLERVYQYIKNQKPHHSKRTFEMEFDEFLKLHVIEKDGL
- a CDS encoding phenylalanine--tRNA ligase subunit beta — protein: MKISYNWLKNYVDFNLSPEDLADVLTGTGLEVESITAYETIQGGLDGVMIGEVKECGKHPDADKLSITKVDIGTGALLQIVCGAPNVATGQKVVVATVGSTLYPVSGDPLAIKKAKIRGVESFGMICAEDEIGLSESHAGVMVLNGDAQIGTKAADYFKIEKDYVLEIGLTPNRGDANSHIGVARDVAAALNVAYKSKVHFTKPDLSKFKVENSKLKIEVQVVDSEACPRYSGITVSNVTVKDSPDWLKNRLKAIGVKPINNLVDITNFVLHEYGQPLHAFDADKISGQKIIVKKLPAETAFKTLDNQDIKLHANDLMICDAEGGMCIAGVYGGLNSGVTSETKNVFLESAYFSPVGIRQTSSRHQLRTDAATHFEKGCDPNITVAALKRAALLILEIAGGEVSGDIVDIYPNKIEGWRFVVSYHKMLHLAGFSIEIDTIREILERLEIVIEKEEGDMLHLLVPAFKTDVKRPADVVEEIIRIYGYNSFTLPKTLKTPLNFSPKIDAQKLENVVADMLTGAGFNEIWTNSVTQSKFEESEVLKPQQVKMLNSENAELDSIRTSMLYGGLEVIAHNQNRKSSNLRLYEFGSTYHKSAAGYSQQKHLSIFLTGKTTDHNWLEQGNGYSFYHLKSFVMNVLRRLGYVNFEKLIAEKSPYSFSLSLKNEGEEVASFGSIDSTVLKKFDIRQEVFYADLNWEYLLDKSQFTKVSFSELAKFPSVRRDLAMIVNENTSFEAIEKIASGESKKLLKEVSLFDVYKGDKIEQGKKSYAVSFLFQHPDKTLTDTEIEKTMSRLMSKLESEIGALIRKA